Below is a genomic region from Caldicoprobacter guelmensis.
CTCCATTATTAATTTTAGAATTCAAATAACTACTGTTCTTCAATTTCATTTTAACTCAATTTTACCATTTAATAAGCCAAGTTCGGTTGCTGAAATTTTAAGGCCACTTTTTCCGAGTTTTCGCTTTTCCATATGTAACACCCCCAATATTATTGGTTTACAATTAAAATATAAATGCTGGAGTTAACTCCAAGTCAATACCTTTATTTGAAAAACCTTTAGAAGTGGCAAAGTGTTTTACAAGCAGATATTATCGATATAAAAAGATGCTATTCGACTCCATAAATTTACAAAATTTACAGGACAGATGTTGTATATTATCTACAAGGGGGGTTAGGACAAATGAAGAGGGTGTTTAGCATTGCAATACTGGGATATAACAGGCGCCAGGTTGAAAAATACCTTTCCGATATGCGCAAGGATTACGAGGAAGAGCTTTCTAAGAAAAAGGAACGTATGTTGCAGCTTATGGAAGAAAACAACAAGATAAAATCCCAGCTCAAGGAGCTAGAGAAAAAATTGGAGGAATTTTCTGAGAGGGAGGCTTACATCTCAAAGGCATTGGTCAGGGCTGAACAAAAAGCTCAGGCTATCATAGA
It encodes:
- a CDS encoding DivIVA domain-containing protein, which translates into the protein MKRVFSIAILGYNRRQVEKYLSDMRKDYEEELSKKKERMLQLMEENNKIKSQLKELEKKLEEFSEREAYISKALVRAEQKAQAIIEEGRQKIAAEMYQLEMEKNKWKARCKEIRRQLLEFEYMVCTLMENFYSEINYLKSKDLTDSIFAEEEDMECDKNSEEENAGLLSVS